From Phyllopteryx taeniolatus isolate TA_2022b chromosome 18, UOR_Ptae_1.2, whole genome shotgun sequence, the proteins below share one genomic window:
- the smpdl3a gene encoding acid sphingomyelinase-like phosphodiesterase 3a: MKVPLACFVLLLCAAERLNAAPPGKGTDPGGAGRFWHITDLHLDPTYHLVPDPTKVCFSSKGEPASSAGPFGDFVCDSPYSLIQSAFTHMTRLVQPNDFIIWTGDSPPHVPSTELSTSMVIQVMSNMTHTIRQHFPNVSVFPAVGNHDYWPQDQMPSSTNDIYKAATRLWKPWLQDDALKTLSQGGFYTQLVHAGLRVVSVNSILYYGPDLATSNMSDPAGQFEWLEDTLSKADVNMEKVLVISHIPLGFLPFLSNVTAIRNEHNERLVTIFRHYSHVIAGHFYGHTHKDSIMVLLDHKGKPVNSVFVSPAVTPIKDVGDTYSNNPAVRFYLYDKQDFDILDIWQYFLNLTEANLKRRADWMLEYVMTDAFDLPDLRPASLLRLALRLWLPPAGGVFDTYFAHYTVSYDDRPACRGECQILQLCSMLYLDQSSYSACVVAQHHHHHLVNNHLSKIKATSRHQDIV, encoded by the exons ATGAAGGTGCCCCTCGCCTGTTTTGTGCTCCTGCTGTGCGCCGCCGAACGGCTGAACGCGGCCCCCCCGGGAAAAGGAACCGACCCTGGGGGCGCAG GAAGGTTCTGGCACATCACGGATCTTCATTTGGACCCTACCTACCACCTGGTGCCGGACCCCACCAAGGTGTGTTTCTCCTCCAAAGGCGAGCCCGCCAGCAGTGCCGGTCCGTTCGGGGACTTTGTGTGCGACTCGCCCTACAGCCTCATCCAATCGGCCTTCACGCACATGACCCGCCTCGTACAACCGAACGACTTCATCATTTGGACCGG CGACAGTCCTCCTCACGTTCCGTCGACCGAGCTGTCCACGTCGATGGTGATCCAGGTGATGAGCAACATGACGCACACCATCCGACAACACTTCCCAAACGTCAGCGTCTTTCCCGCCGTGGGAAATCATGACTACTGGCCGCAG GATCAGATGCCGTCGTCCACAAACGACATCTACAAGGCCGCCACCCGACTGTGGAAACCCTGGCTGCAGGACGATGCGCTGAAAACACTCTCACAAG GGGGCTTCTACACCCAACTGGTTCATGCAGGCCTACGAGTGGTTAGCGTTAACAGCATTCTTTATTACGGTCCTGACCTGGCCACTTCCAACATGAGCGACCCGGCAGGACAATTCGAGTGGCTGGAGGACACGCTGTCAAAGGCAGACGTCAACATGGAGAAG GTATTGGTCATCTCTCACATTCCGCTGGGATTCCTGCCATTCCTTTCGAATGTGACCGCCATCAGGAACGAGCACAACGAGAGGCTAGTCACCATCTTTAGGCACTACAGTCATGTGATCGCTGGACACTtctatggacacacacacaaagacagcaTCATGGTGCTCCTAGACCACAAAG gtaaacCTGTGAATTCTGTGTTTGTGTCTCCGGCGGTAACGCCCATTAAAGACGTTGGGGATACATACTCTAACAACCCGGCGGTGCGTTTTTATTTATACGACAAACAAGACTTTGACATTTTG GACATCTGGCAGTACTTCCTCAACCTGACTGAGGCCAACCTCAAGCGACGAGCCGACTGGATGCTGGAGTACGTCATGACTGACGCGTTCGACCTGCCAGACCTGCGACCGGCCAGTCTGCTCCGGCTGGCTCTGCGCTTGTGGCTGCCGCCTGCCGGCGGCGTTTTTGACACCTACTTTGCTCACTACACGGTCAGCTACGACGACAGGCCGGCGTGCCGGGGCGAGTGTCAGATCCTTCAGCTGTGCTCCATGCTTTACCTGGACCAGAGCTCCTACTCCGCTTGTGTGGTTGCgcaacatcatcatcaccatctcGTTAATAACCATCTCTCCAAGATCAAAGCCACGTCGCGTCATCAGGATATCGTGTGA
- the LOC133468250 gene encoding fatty acid-binding protein, brain, producing MVDAFCATWKLVDSDNFDEYMKALGVGFATRQVGNVTKPTVIISQEGDKVSIRTQSTFKNTEISFKLGEEFDETTADDRNCKSTVSLDGDKLVHVQKWDGKETKFVREIKDGKLVMNLTFEDIHAVRTYEKA from the exons ATGGTCGACGCCTTCTGCGCCACTTGGAAGCTGGTGGACAGCGACAACTTTGATGAGTACATGAAAGCTCTCG GCGTGGGTTTCGCCACCCGGCAGGTGGGCAACGTGACCAAGCCCACCGTCATCATCAGCCAGGAGGGCGACAAGGTGAGCATCCGCACGCAGAGCACCTTCAAGAACACCGAGATCTCCTTCAAGCTGGGCGAGGAGTTCGACGAGACCACCGCCGACGACAGGAACTGCAAA TCCACAGTGAGCCTGGATGGAGACAAGCTGGTCCACGTGCAGAAGTGGGACGGCAAGGAGACCAAGTTCGTGAGGGAGATCAAGGACGGCAAGCTGGTGATG AACTTGACCTTCGAGGACATCCACGCCGTGCGCACCTACGAGAAGGCGTAG